CAAGGTGCACCATTAGCACCTTGGAGGCATTGGTCTCCAGAGAAAACATCGACTCACCGAAGAAGCATCGCCCCAGCGCCAGGCCGTACATGCCGCCAGCCAGCTCGCCCTGTTGATTCCAGATTTCAATGGAGTGGGCGATGCCTTGCCGGTGCAGCCTGGTGTACGCGGTGACCATGTCATCCGTAATCCAGGTGCCCTCGGCACGGGTGTTTGCGCAAAGGCGGATGATCCGGCTGAAACACTGGTCGGCGGTGACCTCGAAGCGACGCTGGTTCAGGGTGCGCCGCAGGCTACGGGATATGTGAATCTCGTTGGGGAAGAGCACGCACCGTGGGTTGGGCGACCACCAAAGGATGGGCTGGTCGTCACTGAACCAGGGAAAGATGCCGTTGCGATAAGCCAGCAACAGTCTCTCTGATGACAGGTCGCCACCCAGGGCCAGCAGACCGTCCGGGTCATCCAGTGCTTCGTCTGCCGGGGGGAACCAGAGCTGATCCGGGTCCAGCCAGGGTAGCGACGTCATGTTGCGATTACCTGGATCAGTCCTGCTGATCCAGGAATTTTTCAGCATCCAGGGCGGCCATGCAGCCAAAACCGGCAGACGTTACCGCCTGGCGGTATACATGATCAGCCACGTCGCCGGCGGCAAACACACCCGGAATGCTGGATTGGGTGGCCATACCGTTCAGGCCGGACTGGATGCGGATGTAGCCGTTGTCCATATCCAACTGGCCTTCAAACAGGCTGGTATTGGGTTTGTGGCCGATGGCAATGAATACGCCGGCCAGTTCAATATCCCGAGTGCTGTCGTCTTCCATGCTCCGGATGCGCATGCCGGTAACGCCGGTGCCATCGCCCAGAACTTCGTCCAGTGTATGGTTCCAGACAATCTTCACATTGCCGTTCTCTGCTTTCTCGAACAGTTTATCCTGCAGGATCTTCTCGGCTCGCAGTTTGTCCCTGCGATGAACCAGGGTCACCTCATCAGCGATGTTGGAGAGATACAACGCCTCTTCCACTGCCGTATTGCCGCCACCGATCACCGCGACTTTCTGTTTCCGGTAGAAAAAACCATCGCAGGTGGCGCAAGCCGACACGCCCTGACCTTTAAACTTCTCCTCGGATTCCAGCCCGAGATACATGGCAGATGCGCCTGTGGCGATAATCAGGGCGTCACAGGTGTACTCTCCGCCATCACCTTTCAGGCGGAACGGGCGGTTGTTCAGGTCAGCTTCGTTGATGGTGTCGTAGATAATGTTGGTTTCGAAGCGTTCAGCATGCATCTGCATGCGCTGCATCAGTTCCGGGCCCTGAACGCCATCGTTATCACCCGGCCAGTTGTCCACATCGGTGGTGGTGGTGAGCTGACCGCCCACTTCAATACCGGTAATCAGTGTTGGGTTCAGGTTGGCGCGGGCAGCGTAGACAGCAGCGGTGTAACCGGCCGGGCCGGAACCAAGAATGATCAGTCGGGAGTGTCGGGTTTCGCTCATGGAATGCTCGCTGATATTTAGGATACAGGTTCAGCCCGGCCGTGCGGACTGTTCATTAATCAAGAAGCCGAAAGGCTACCATGAAATAACCGGGGTGCCATTCGTTTCCGATAATGCGGCCAATTAAGCTTTGCTATATGGGCATTGCGGAATTATTCAAGTACGGAGACGGTGGTCAGCAGCTGCCGGACTCTCTCTTTGCTTTTGCCGGACTCTCCCTGCTCGAGGCGATGCTCGGCAACAGATGGGAAAACCGCCTGGATATCGTCTGGCAACACATGGTTGCGGCCTGCCATCAGTGCCCAGGCTTTGGCGGCCCGGAGCAGACCGAGGCCAGCCCTCGGGGAAAGGCCGTACAGCAGGCCGGGCATGCGACGGCTTTGTTCGAGCAGACGCTGGAGGTAATCCAGCAGGGCCGGGCTGGCAGTGACCTCGTCCACGGCAACTTGCAGTGCCTGCAGTTGGTCGTGGGGGAGGATGGCCTCGAGCCTGTCTGTTAGGGTCTTGCGATCCTCGCCTTCCAGCAGTTCCCGTTCGGCTTTCGGGTCCGGATACCCCAGGCGCAGGCGCATCAGGAAGCGGTCAAGCTGGGATTCAGGCAGCGGGAAGGTGCCGCCCTGTTCGATAGGGTTCTGGGTGGCAATCACGAAAAACGGCGAGGGCAGTGGCCGGGTTTCGCCTTCAATGGACACCTGTCGTTCTTCCATGGCCTCCAGCAGGGCGCTTTGGGTTCGGGGCGAGGCCCGATTGATTTCGTCCGCCAGAACAACCTGGGCGAAGATCGGGCCCGGATGAAAAACCAGGCTGCCGGCCTGCTTGTCATACATGGAATAGCCGAGAACATCAGCGGGTAGCAGATCGTTGGTGAACTGGATGCGCTGATAACTCAGGCCCATGATCTTGGCCAGGGCGTGGGACAGGGTGGTTTTGCCCATCCCGGGAATGTCCTCGATCAGCAGGTGGCCGCGGGCCAGTAATCCGCACAGAGCCAGCCGAACCTGGGTGTCCTTGCCCAACAGTATTTTGTTGAGCTCGGTAACAACGCTGTCCATCTTTTGTTTCATGCAGGCCTCAGTCCCGTACCCGTTTAAGAATGTCTCCGTAGGCATCGATACGACGATCCCGAAGATACGGCCAGATTCGCCGAACGGATTCGGTACGGTTGCGATCAAGGGTGGCTGTCAGAATGCACTCGCTGTGGTCATCTCCCCTGGCCAGGAATTCGCCCTGGGGACCGCAGATGAAGCTGTTGCCCCAGAATCGGATGCCATCTCCCTGGCCGGTGGGGTCCGGTTCGGTGCCAACCCGATTGGGAGCAATAACGGGCAGGTTATTGGCAACGGCATGGCCCCTTTGCACCGTAACCCAGGCTTCCAGCTGCCGGGCCTGTTCTTCGGGGTCGTCGGTGACGTCCCAACCGATGGCGGTGGGGTAGATCAGGATATCGGCGCCGGCCAGTGCCATCAGGCGGGCTGCCTCCGGGTACCACTGGTCCCAGCACACCAGAACTCCGAGCTTTCCGATAGAGGTATTGATCGGGGTGAAGCCGCTGCGGCCGTCATTGAACGTGGCGTCTCCAGGAGTGAAATAGAATTTCTCGTAGAAGCCCGGGTCATCGGGGATGTGCATCTTGCGGTAGATGCCAGCCAGGCTGCCGTCGGTATCAAACACCACGGAGGTATTGTGGTAGACGCCGTTCATGCGCCGTTCGAAGATGGAGCCGACCAGGACAATCTCCAGTTCGCCGGCGAGGTCTGCCAGCCGGTTGCTGGTGGGGCCGGGAATGGGTTCCGCCAGTTCAAAAATGTCTGTGTCTTCTGTCTGGCAGAAATACAGCGTGGCATGCAGCTCTTGCAGCACCACCAGTTGTGCACCGCCCTTGGCGGCTTCACGGATCAGTTTCTCAGACGTGGCGAGGCTGGCAGCCTTGTCATCGGTACACTTTTGCTGGATAGCAGCAATCTTCAGCTGCGGGTTCTCGGGCCGGCTAGTCATAGCGTGACCACTCCTGCGGGAATCTGCATGGTGACACAGTGAAGGCTGCCGTGCTGGTGGATCAGCGGGCGGCAGTTGATCGCAACAATCTCCCGGTCAGGGAAAATGCCGGCCATGATTCGGATGGCTTCCTGATCTTGCGGTACATCGTACACCGGCAACAGAACCGCGCCATTGATGATCAGAAAGTTGGCATAGGTGGCGGGCAGGCGCTCGCCGTCTTCATCATGGATGGCATCCGGCCAGGGCAGGGCGGTCAGTTTGTAGGGGCTGCCATCCTTCTGCCGGAACTCCTGCAGTTCTTCTTCCATGGCCGCCAGTGCACTGTAGTGTTCATCGGCTACGTCCGGGCAAGTCACGTAGCAGATGTGGTCGGGGGCGCAGAATCGAGCCAGGGTGTCGATATGGCTATCCGTATCGTCACCGGCCAGATAGCCATGGTTCAGCCAGAGAATGCGGTCTGCTCCGAGGAGTTCTGACAGCAGCTGTTCGATGGCTGCGCGATCCATGGAAGGATTTCGCGACGGTGTCAGCATGCACTCGCTGGTGGTCAGGACCGTGCCCTGGCCATCGGATTCGATGGAACCACCTTCCAGAACGAAATCCACAGACTGCAAACGATGGCCGCCAAAGACGCCGGCATTCGCCAGATGCTGATTGAGGGCGTTGTCTTTTTCCCACGGAAACTTGCCACCCCAGGCGTTGAACCGGAAGTCCAGCAGGGTGAGGCCGTCGCCGGTGTCGACCGTTATCGGGCCGTGATCCCGCGCCCAGGTGTCGTTAGCGGGTGCCGGGACGGTGATCACACGCCCCGGAAGACCGTTCTCTTCTGCGAAATGGTTCAGTTCCTGGCCGAGTTTCTGCAGCCGTGCCACGAATTCACAACTGATCACCAGATGCTCAAATCGAAGCACCTGGTGAGCAATGTTCAGGAAGACAGGTTCAACCTCGTCCATTATCCGGGCCCAGTCAGTGCCCGGATGAGGCCAGGTCAACATGACTGCGCTCTGGGGCGCCCACTCCGCAGGCAACACTCGCTTGGATGTCACTGTATTTGTCACCTTGGTTCGCAAAAGCCGCCATTCTATCTGACCATTGCCACAACGTCAGGCCATGGGCGGAGAAAATTGAACCTTTGTCCGGAGGGGGATTAGCGGTTGCGCTTGACGACAGTGTGCAGCACCCGGTCGTGTTCGAAATAGACGATAAAATCGGAGTAGTGCCACTGGCTGATAGGAGGCTCACCTACTGGTCCCTGGATATCCTGAGGAGCGCCCCAGCGGTTGCGAACCGAGGTCTGGGTCATGCCGGTGGTCGGCAGGCTGGCCTGGCTGCGATCGGCCTGGCTGCCAACGGGAATTGTCAGCTGTTCGGCGTGCAGGTTGGTTGCCAGGCCGGCAGACATGAGGGACGTCAGTGCCACGGCGGTAATCAGGTTTCGCTTGTTCTTCATTGGGTTCTCCATTAATGCCTGGTTCCCGCGAACGATACCGCAGGACATGGATAAAACGTAATATCCCGAAAAAACGGGCAAAAGTCAGCGTTTTTTCAAAGTTTACTCTTTTTGCCGCTGCCGGATTTGCCAACGCATCACATGGCGGGCAATTTGTTGGCGACTACTGTCGTCAAGTTGAACGAACTCGGTGTGAACCCTTGCTCCGCCCCGATCATCCACCTCTGCGCTCAGAACTTCCGCAATGGCTTGAGGTTGATAGAGTTCCGGTGGCAGGGTCATACGTACCGCAATACGGTCGCCCTGGTTCCAGGCCGGGGTGCTGCTGAAAAACGACAGGCCGCCCTCGCTGAGAGTCACATCCTGCCAGTCCTCCGGTTGCAACGGATTTTGCTCAAAGGCGATAATGCGCGCCAGCGTGTCGAGCTTGCTGTTCATGGATTTGATCAATCCGGTCAGTAGTCGGTCACGTTCCGCCAGGCTGGCGAGGTGTGCTTTTACGTCCTGGTCCAGCCGGCGGAATTCAGCTTTGAGGCTTTCCAGTGGCGATCCATTGAACGGATCATCCTGCTCGCTGTCAGCGTTCCCGGAGAGACGGCGGATTTCAAGACCAATACGGTCCTCGATCCGGAAATACTCGCGTCGGTCGGCTTTGGCATCGGTGATCGGTGGCGTGATAGGCGAGCCTGGCATTCTGTCTCCGGCGGGCTGAAATTTTATTGGTAAAGAGTAGTTTAGCAGTTTCCCGGAGGCTCGCGAGTGATCCGGGGTACCAAACCACGACAGGCCAGAAGGTAGCGACAGGCACCTCCCCATGTTCAGACCCTTATCGTTCTATATCGGCTTGCGGTACACCGCAGCC
The window above is part of the Marinobacter sp. THAF197a genome. Proteins encoded here:
- the aat gene encoding leucyl/phenylalanyl-tRNA--protein transferase, which translates into the protein MTSLPWLDPDQLWFPPADEALDDPDGLLALGGDLSSERLLLAYRNGIFPWFSDDQPILWWSPNPRCVLFPNEIHISRSLRRTLNQRRFEVTADQCFSRIIRLCANTRAEGTWITDDMVTAYTRLHRQGIAHSIEIWNQQGELAGGMYGLALGRCFFGESMFSLETNASKVLMVHLANQLAAWDYQMMDCQVESSHLLSMGARAIPRAEFLSILRACVDRKADQPDWTFTWRWPGPEA
- the trxB gene encoding thioredoxin-disulfide reductase; this encodes MSETRHSRLIILGSGPAGYTAAVYAARANLNPTLITGIEVGGQLTTTTDVDNWPGDNDGVQGPELMQRMQMHAERFETNIIYDTINEADLNNRPFRLKGDGGEYTCDALIIATGASAMYLGLESEEKFKGQGVSACATCDGFFYRKQKVAVIGGGNTAVEEALYLSNIADEVTLVHRRDKLRAEKILQDKLFEKAENGNVKIVWNHTLDEVLGDGTGVTGMRIRSMEDDSTRDIELAGVFIAIGHKPNTSLFEGQLDMDNGYIRIQSGLNGMATQSSIPGVFAAGDVADHVYRQAVTSAGFGCMAALDAEKFLDQQD
- a CDS encoding AAA family ATPase, whose amino-acid sequence is MKQKMDSVVTELNKILLGKDTQVRLALCGLLARGHLLIEDIPGMGKTTLSHALAKIMGLSYQRIQFTNDLLPADVLGYSMYDKQAGSLVFHPGPIFAQVVLADEINRASPRTQSALLEAMEERQVSIEGETRPLPSPFFVIATQNPIEQGGTFPLPESQLDRFLMRLRLGYPDPKAERELLEGEDRKTLTDRLEAILPHDQLQALQVAVDEVTASPALLDYLQRLLEQSRRMPGLLYGLSPRAGLGLLRAAKAWALMAGRNHVLPDDIQAVFPSVAEHRLEQGESGKSKERVRQLLTTVSVLE
- a CDS encoding carbon-nitrogen hydrolase; this encodes MTSRPENPQLKIAAIQQKCTDDKAASLATSEKLIREAAKGGAQLVVLQELHATLYFCQTEDTDIFELAEPIPGPTSNRLADLAGELEIVLVGSIFERRMNGVYHNTSVVFDTDGSLAGIYRKMHIPDDPGFYEKFYFTPGDATFNDGRSGFTPINTSIGKLGVLVCWDQWYPEAARLMALAGADILIYPTAIGWDVTDDPEEQARQLEAWVTVQRGHAVANNLPVIAPNRVGTEPDPTGQGDGIRFWGNSFICGPQGEFLARGDDHSECILTATLDRNRTESVRRIWPYLRDRRIDAYGDILKRVRD
- a CDS encoding agmatine deiminase family protein, which encodes MTSKRVLPAEWAPQSAVMLTWPHPGTDWARIMDEVEPVFLNIAHQVLRFEHLVISCEFVARLQKLGQELNHFAEENGLPGRVITVPAPANDTWARDHGPITVDTGDGLTLLDFRFNAWGGKFPWEKDNALNQHLANAGVFGGHRLQSVDFVLEGGSIESDGQGTVLTTSECMLTPSRNPSMDRAAIEQLLSELLGADRILWLNHGYLAGDDTDSHIDTLARFCAPDHICYVTCPDVADEHYSALAAMEEELQEFRQKDGSPYKLTALPWPDAIHDEDGERLPATYANFLIINGAVLLPVYDVPQDQEAIRIMAGIFPDREIVAINCRPLIHQHGSLHCVTMQIPAGVVTL
- a CDS encoding PilZ domain-containing protein, whose translation is MPGSPITPPITDAKADRREYFRIEDRIGLEIRRLSGNADSEQDDPFNGSPLESLKAEFRRLDQDVKAHLASLAERDRLLTGLIKSMNSKLDTLARIIAFEQNPLQPEDWQDVTLSEGGLSFFSSTPAWNQGDRIAVRMTLPPELYQPQAIAEVLSAEVDDRGGARVHTEFVQLDDSSRQQIARHVMRWQIRQRQKE